The Bacillus sp. Y1 genome includes the window GAAGTAATCCCATATGTATGTCCTCCTTTGTGATGGTAGTAGACTAGTACCCGGATGATCAAATAATTAAACTTAAATCACTTCTAATACTTTTCGCTTAAAGCTCTCATACACGTATGACCAAAGGGTCTGGTCTTCAACATAGCTTTTTCTTAATGATCCAAAAACTTCTTTTTGTTTTTCCGCAAAAGATGGGTCTTCTTTGGCTGGCAGGGTGGCACGAAGCTCATCAACCATTTTTTGAACTTCAGGTGCACGTGGTCCCCATTTTCCCACTAGCTCACCTTGTTCATTTAAAATCAAAATCATCGGGATCGCACGTCCACCGTTTGTAAGGTGACGGTCAATCAAATCGGTGTCATCGTCACGTAAGGTGACACGCATGTAAATGTTTGCCGCTTCGGCTAGCTTGCGAATGACTGGGTTGATCATCATAGCATCTCCACACCAATCTTCTGTAATGGTTAAGAAGTGAAGTGAATGTTGTTTTAGTTTGTCTACCAACCCATCTTCAGGTAATTGAAATTGCTCATACACAGCAAAGCTTTCCTCTTTTAATGTGCTCATTTCATCCATGTATGCTTGGATGGACTTTCCTTCTTCGAAATATTGTTGTTCTGATTTCATGTAGGCACCCCTCTTCATATTCTATGTACTTACTATACCAAATAAAAGCAGTGTGATTCTTGTTAGAAGCACACTGCTTTCAGCTGTTATTTAGACTGGCTTGCTAGCCATTCCATAAGGGTGATTTCGTTTCCATCGATTGTTGTTTTTACGTCGTTGTTGTACACGTAGATCCATGACCAGTGGCCGTTGTACTCGTATGGAGTCCCGTCTTCATTTTTGTACAAGCCAGATGTATCTACCACGTTATCGAATAGAGATAAATGTACATTTGGAGCACCCGCTGCCACTAAACGCTCATATGTTGGAACCGTATAATTGTTCACATTTACAACTGGATCGTTTGCAGAAGTAACAAACCAAGTTGGTACGTTTTTCATATCTTCAATTTGCTCATCTGTAATTAGTGTGTCAGCCAGCGCTTCGCAAGTTGGAATAGCAGCAGCAAAATATTCTGGATAATCACGAATCATTAGCATCGTCATGTATCCACCGTTTGAGTCTCCACCGATATAAATACGGTCGGTGTCGATGTCCTTATTGCTAGATACATAGTCTTGAATCAAGCTCATTAATGCTTCTTCATATTTTGACGTTCCATCGCCAAAGCCAGTGAGACCGTCCATCCAGAACGTTGGAGTTTGAGGAGCTAATACGTAAGCACCGTCAAAGTATGATTGAATTTCATCAGAAGCCCAGTTCACAGCCTTGTTTCCTGAAATCGGAATCGTTGGATCTGTTCCACCTTCACCTGCACCATGCAGCCAGATGACCAGAGGATTTTCCTTGTTATCCTTCTTCGGCTCAAAATCCGCATAAGTTAGTGTTACATCATCATATGTAGCTTCACCTGTAGAGAACTCGTCCACTAGCTCTCTTACACCACCTGAGAATGTATCAATCGTTAAGCCAGAAATCGTTCCTGCTGGTGTGGCAATTGCTTCTTGCTGTTTGATCGTGTATTCATTATCTGTCCAATCATTAAAACCAGTTGTCTGCCAATCATAATTCATCGCCGTGCTTAATGGAACATTTGGACCAAATTCCATTTCTAATACTACGTATTTTCCAGTAGCTACAGCTGGATTGCCATTTTTATCAGAAACATACGCTTTTGTGATTTTACGTTCACCTTGGTTTAACAATGGTTGTGCTAAACGAGGATCACTGATTTTTACATTTACATCAAAAGTGTCTGTGGTTACAGAATTTACCGGAACAGGTCTTCCTAAGTCCACAATGACCTTCGTAATTGCTGGTCCCCAGTCTTCAATTTCTGTAACGGTTTGATAAGAGGTTGGTTGTGTTTTCATTTCCTTTGCCATCACTCCATTACTAAAAGAAAAGGCCGTACATGCTACTAGAGATAATAGAAATGCCTTCCTTGCTTGTTTCTTCATTCTTTTTAACAATGACAATTCCTCCTACAAAATCGGTTTATTTAAAACGCTTACATTTTGATTTTAATAGGAATGAAAGTTTTCGTCTTGTCCTTTTCTAGCTAAAAAAACGTCAATTCTTGATTAGGTACTTTCGACTCCCTGCGATATTGACTAGGTGCGAGCTTATAAACCGACTTAAATACTCTATTAAATGACTTCTCATTCGGAAAGCCATTTTTTAAAGCAATCTCTAGTATAGAAAGGTCAGTATTTACTAGATCACGGTGCGCAAATTCGAGCCGAACCGCATTGATATAATGCAGCAGGGTGACACCAATATGCTTCGTAAAAAAACGAGATAAATATTCTGAAGTGATCCCAAATTCATCGGCAATCATCGTTAAAGATAGTTTCTGTTGATAGTTTTCCTTAATATAATCAAAAATCTGAGCCAACCGGTCCAGATGCTTTTTTGAATGAATGTTCGGGTGACGTTCCTTTGGGACTTGAAAATACTTTAATAACACGTACAGTAATTCATACGATAATGCTGTTATTTTTACATATGAAAAATGGTCTTTTTCTCTGCTCAAGTAGGCGTCAGTCATCTTGTCTAAAATCATCCGTAGCTCATGAAGTTGTTGAAGTCGGTCTTCGTCCCGTTCTCCGACTGATACACAATCAAAAGCCACCTCATCTATTTTTACACCCTTTTCCCTTAATAACTCAGGAGGGATAAAGACCGATATAGCTTTTCGCCCCGTACCTCTATCAACCGTAAAGGAATGGATCGAATTTGAATTAATAACCACAATATCTCCTTCACGAGAGGTATAGGTCCTCCCATCAACATAAACCTCTTCAATTTTTCCGGAAAGAACATAGGAGATTTCAATACTCTCATGCCAATGATTTGGGATATATCCTGCTTCGTCCGATACGTGATAAATGATTTTAATTGGGAAGAGCCCATCTGTTTCCACCCATTCATACGCGTATTCCATCTAATCCCCCCTCAACAAATACAAAAAATCAAATAAGTCAGCTATCAAAAGACTTTCTTAATTAGGTTTCGCCCGAAGGCTAGGAAAATCCTTTTTTCAAGAGGGTAGGATTTCACTATTTTTATAGGGATTTCTATTTGCTAGTTCCTGCTATGGGATACTATTCGTCCATCCCTCCCTTCCACCTATACAAAATAATATGATGATATACAGGGTCAAACAATGAGTTTGAGGAAAACTCCTCTACTACCTCCACCTTACCTGTTAGATCTTCTCCTTGTGATATAAATCCTTCGAGAACACTATTGGTTAACAAGATATCCTTATTTTTATAATACGATTGATCATGTAAAAATTTTGAGTATGTGTTAATTTCCTTATGAGGAAACGATGTATCTAAATACGTAAAAACCCTAGATTCTTCCCAAGCATAAATCACAAAAGGTTCTGTGTGATTCTCCAAATAAGCACCTAATTCATAGGTCGCTGGAAGCTCGCTTGCCTGCTCTTTTAATAAAAGCGTAGTTTGGTAAGCTTGGACAGACAATAGTAATAATGAAAAGGTGATCATAAAGGTGGTTTTCCATTTCGAAAAAACCATCGAAAATAAACAAAATGTCCCTAGAGTAATCAGGGGAATAATATGCCTTGGCTTTTCTACATTCTGTGCAAATAACACCCATGAAAAATAAACAACGATCAGTATGGTGAAAAGTTGGAATAAATAGTTTGACTTGATTCTTTTCCAACTGAAAGCTTGAAAAAAACAAAGAAACATTACTGCAAACATACTAATTAGAATAAATGACCTTATCCCAATCCCTGTCCAGCCTATATTTTCAATGATTAGTTGATACATACGGCTAAAAAAAGATCGGTCGACCGAGGTAGCTGCTCCACCCCAATCATTGAAATGGCCGCTCGTAAAAGACAGAGCGAGTTTCGTAAAACCGACGAATCCCCCCTCCGTAAGTGCGACTCCACTTACCCAAAGCAACTGAAAAAGAACTGCTAGAAGAACTAGGGGCACCATGTCCTTCAGTAGCAATTGTTTTTCTTTCCATAGCTTATACAAAAGAAAGAGTACACCAATGGAAAACGGAAGGTAGGATAATCGAATCCCTAGCAATATGCTTAACAAGAATAACGGAATAACCTGTGACCAAAAGCTTTGTTTTTTCCGTGCAACATGGATACTCCAAACATACCACCATAGTACCGCAATCGCTGCCCCTTCCGACATCGGCTGATTAACCATAAGAACGACAAACCCCGAACAATAAGTTAATGTTGCAACTAAAACACTTATCGCTCCGGAAAAATGAGCTCGCGATATTTTATACATCGGGATCATGGCACTGGTGTATAGAAGAATATTAAATAACGTCAAGGATGCCGCTTTATCTTGTACCCAAAGGTGCACGAGATAGCCCCCTAGAATAAAATATGGATATCCAGGAAAATGAGGCTGCATAGCTAAAAGATCATAACGCTCAAGTGCTAAAGCAAAGTCGACTTGATCATAGGTGGAAGCAAATGAATTTAGATTTGTCACCTGTGATAAAAACATCCATATGATGAACATAAGGCTCAGAGAAATAATGATACTTGGTTTCACATTTTTCAACATAAATCACACCTTTATTTCAAGCAACTTCTAAAGAAAAAGTACAAGACATGTGCCTTGTACTCTTACAAAATTATTTTACCTGTGCGTTGAAAGTAGTTACTTCCGCAGCACTTTTTGACTTCTCCTTAGGTTGATACCCTGTTAATAGATAAATTACTACAAAGTAACCAATATAAGCAATCACTTCTTCTATTGAAGGCATGGATGAATATCCGAATAATGCTTTTAGGAAGATTCCTATATCACCAGACAGAAGTGGTTCAACCCCATGGTCTCTAACATAATGCGCATGATCGATGGAGTGCTCCGGTAAAAACCATGTAATATCGTATATATGTGGAATGACACTGCCGATAATTCCAACATCCTGCATCATAGATATTGCTTGAACGAGTAACCCTGCCGCAATTAAAATAATGAAGGCTCCCGTTACTTTAAAGAAGGTTTTTAATGAAATGCGCATCGTACCTTTAAAGAAGAAGTACGACACAACAGCCGCGATTATGACTCCCGTAAGAGCGCCCCAGCCTTGTAGGGCGGCTCCAATATTTCCACCTGTAATAGCCGCAAAAAAGAAGACTGTTTCTACCCCTTCACGGAGGACTACTAAGAAGGAATGAATGACCATCCCAACAATATTACCAGTCGAAATAAATTTGTTCATTTTTCCTTCCATGTTTCCTTTGATATCCTTACTATGTTCTGCCATCCAAAAAACCATCTGGGTCAAGAGAATTGTGGACACGAGCATAATTCCTATTTTTAAATAGATTTCATTCCCCATCGCTGCAAAACCTGTAAACACCACTTGAAATAGCATAGCAACCCCAACGCTCGCTATGACCGCTAGACCTGCACCTAGCCAAACATATTTATTGTATTGCGCGTGATCCATTCTTTTCAGATAAGTTGTTATGATTCCGATTATGAGTAGTGCTTCAAGTACTTCACGAAATGTAATCAACAAGGCTTGAATTTCCACAGTGTTTCACCTTCCCCATGATGACTTTTATTTACGATTTCTTTTTCGAATCGTAAAGACAATAACCCCTACTATCGCTGCAGTTATCAGAATTAACGGGATCCAATTTCGGATATTAGAGATGTCCGTCCATTCTTTCTTTCCAGCAGACTCTGTTTCTGTTGCACTTTCAGAAAAATGACCTACTTCCAAGCTTTTTAACTGAAATTCCTTCTGCAAATTGGTTAGGATTTCTTCCTTATTTGTCTTAAAGGCCTCTAGGTCTGATTCCTTCTTTCCAACCCCGAATAGTCCCGGATTACCAAGTGCATTCAACGCTTCGTCAAAGCTAGCCTTTAATTCCTCGTCTAATTCAGGATTTTCCGCTTCTACTCTAGGTGACAATGCTTCATATGTAGCAAATGCCTTCGCTAATAACTTTTTACTTGTGTCATACTCGGTAAATTTTCCCTCGATATTTTCCATTCTTCTTGCAATATTTAGCACTAATAGTTTTTCCATATTTTCAATGGTAGCTTCTTTATCCTCGGAATCAATTCCAGCAAGAATAAACTCTGAAGGCTCTGCTCCCATATGCATATCTACTTCTTCTTTTACTGACTCATAAATCTCTCTTGACTCAGCAAAATTTGGTGGATCTTGATCCAACTTTATGAGAATTTCTTTATAGGCTTCTGCCACCTCTTCTTTGTTTGGATCTCCGTACGTATAGGCACTAGCTGATGTTGTAAACATACTGGTAAAAGTAAGGATTACTAACAAGCTAAAAAACAAAAGCTTCTTAATCATATACCTGCCTCCTATCCTCAATGATAATGATTATCATTCTGAGTGTCAATTTAAACTTTATGTCTATTTTGTGTGTAAATTCGATGGATAAATCCCCTGAATAAACTGATTTCTAGCCTTTGATGATTGACTGATTATGTGAGCTGAGTAATCGAGCTCTACTTTTTGAACGGGTCTACTTATTTCCTTTAAAATTGCAGGAAGTACTGTTGAAAGATACCCTCTGAAGGTGATGAATGACTCTCCTGTCCTTCGTACTTGATATTGAATAGGCACTTCTTGAACACGGAATCCCTTTCTCACTAAATTTAATGTAATCACTTGTGCATAATTATAATCATGAATGATTTCCGCATGCTCAAGAGCTTGTCGTGAGAAGGCTCTCATTCCGGATTGGCCATCGTATATCCACTTTTTCAATAACAGACTTTGAATGAAAGTGAAACAATAATTGCCAAGTCGACGATGGATTTTCATCCCTTTAATCGTTCCTAAAAATCGTGAGCCCATCGTATAATCCGCTTCTCCTGAAAAAATCGGTTGTAACAATTCAGGTATTTGCTTTGCTGGATACTCTCCATCTGCGTCAATCATGACTCCAATATCAGCACCATGCTTATAGCATTCCTTGATCCCTACTCGAACCGCTGCTCCAAGACCCTGATTTTTTTCAAAGCTTACGATATAATCAGCACCCGCTTCTTTCGCTACTTGAACAGTATCATCCGTAGAACCATCGTCTATTACTAATACACGAACCTCGACCGCATTATGGAAGTCACGGGGAATGCCTTTTATGACTTCCCCAATCGATTCTTCCTCATTATAGGCTGGTAAAAATACGATTACCTTCTGTCTATTCATTTTTACTCTCTACTTTCCTTAATCGCTTCGATTAGTACTTTTCCACGGCTGTGGCTAGGGAAAGGTGCCCCTAAAAGATGTGCTAATGTTGGAGCCATAGAAACGAGACTATGCTTTTGCTCTACTTTCTTGCCTCTCTCAATATGTGGGCCGTGAATAAAAAATGGAACGAAGCGCTCCCCTTCATCGAGGTGACCGTGTCCGCCAATTCCGTCTGCCTGCCCGTGGTCCGCGCAAATAAATAATGTTGTATTCTCCATTTTCCCTTCTTCTTCAAGCCACTCAACAAAATCCTTAACCAAAGCGTCTGCTTCTTCGATTTTTTGAATGTACTCATCATACAGGACCCCTCTTGAATGACCTGTTTGATCCGTTGCGATCATTTGTACAATGAATAAGTCCGGATCCTGTTCCTTCATGATTTTTTTTGCTCTTTTCATAATGTTCGGATCTGCTTCATCATTATGCATAACAGCTGTAACGGTTTCGACATCGTCTCCCATCGAATCAACCAAATGGGCAATCCCTAATAGCCTGCCTTTTTTCCCTACCTTACGTAACGAGTCAAAAATGCTCTCTACCTTGATCCCCAGTTTCCAAACCATGTTGGACGTAATCCCATGCTCAAATGGATACGTTCCTGTAAACATCGACGTAAAACAAACGACCGTTCTTGCCGGATACACCGTCTCCATATTCGTATACTCCGTCCCGTTTTCCTTCAAGTAGTCGAGGAAGGGCGTATTTGCCTCGTAAAATCGTTCCTTTCTCATCCCATCAATAACGATGACAACGACTTTATCAGAGAGATCTTTCATTGGTGGCTCCGTAGAATCCTTTGTATAATCCGCATACATCGCTGGCTTCCAATCAAACAAGTAGCGGTGTAAGATCCAAGCAAAAATGAAAATAAAACCATAGAACACTAAGATGTAAACATACTCAACAGGCTCGCCTGAACGATGATTGTCATAAACTAACTGCCAAATAGATAACACGAGTAAAAACTTAGGCAATTGTTCCTGCGCATTCCCGCTGGTTGAATCACTATTTTTCATAACTAGCTTCCAAAAACGGGTGAAATTCAACCACGAGGTCCCAATTCTTAAATGATAATAAAGAGTACCCCAGAAAAAGACGGTAAAAAAGAAATAAAGACCTATCGCAAACAGTAATAATGGAAGATGAACATCATTCCATACAATTAAATAAGCAATAAAAGGAATCCATAAGTAATTTCTTAAAAATAAAGGAAAATCAAAGATAAAATACAGGGCTAAAATCGGGATAATCACCAGTAATGATAGAAAGATTGAAGATAGATTCGCGACCGAAGCCATATCCCTAAAATGAAACAAAAGAAACGTTCCTAATACAAAAATAGGTGTAAATGGCTTGCCTTCGTTAAGTAAGTTCCAACATCGGGCTGCCACTTTTTCAAACTTTGAAGCACTTTTCACTTTCTACTAACTCCTCTCGATTTTGCTAAACTCTTAATGGTATCTAATTTGATTGGATGAATCCAAAAACAAAATGCTCCAACGATATAGGAAAAAAAGAACTTTATGGCATGATTAAAGACCGCAATTGTGTATCCCACTTTCAACGAAATTCCTATGATACCTAAACCAAAGGTCATGACACTTTCGTAGTTGGCGATTCCTCCAGGGGTCACTTGAAATACTTGCCCAGCAATCGTCAAGCTGTTTACAAAAGCTAACTCTAGTAAGCTCGCCTTTTCTGTAAGAATATGTACCGTACCGTACAATACCCCTGCTTCTAATATCCAACTAATCAATGTGGCAAAAATAATAACGAATCCGTTCCATCCTAATAACGCACTCTTCATTAAAACAAATTGCCTTTGTAAAAAGCTGCTGAAAAATTGTCTACTAATGATTAGAGCTAGCAAAACAAGCAATAGCCCTCCGAGAATCAGCCAAGTTGGGATACGGTAGATGATGTCTAAAGCAAGTAACCCAACAAAAGTGATACCGATTAAACAGACCATATCCATCGCCCTTAG containing:
- a CDS encoding thioredoxin family protein — its product is MKSEQQYFEEGKSIQAYMDEMSTLKEESFAVYEQFQLPEDGLVDKLKQHSLHFLTITEDWCGDAMMINPVIRKLAEAANIYMRVTLRDDDTDLIDRHLTNGGRAIPMILILNEQGELVGKWGPRAPEVQKMVDELRATLPAKEDPSFAEKQKEVFGSLRKSYVEDQTLWSYVYESFKRKVLEVI
- a CDS encoding prolyl oligopeptidase family serine peptidase, whose protein sequence is MLKRMKKQARKAFLLSLVACTAFSFSNGVMAKEMKTQPTSYQTVTEIEDWGPAITKVIVDLGRPVPVNSVTTDTFDVNVKISDPRLAQPLLNQGERKITKAYVSDKNGNPAVATGKYVVLEMEFGPNVPLSTAMNYDWQTTGFNDWTDNEYTIKQQEAIATPAGTISGLTIDTFSGGVRELVDEFSTGEATYDDVTLTYADFEPKKDNKENPLVIWLHGAGEGGTDPTIPISGNKAVNWASDEIQSYFDGAYVLAPQTPTFWMDGLTGFGDGTSKYEEALMSLIQDYVSSNKDIDTDRIYIGGDSNGGYMTMLMIRDYPEYFAAAIPTCEALADTLITDEQIEDMKNVPTWFVTSANDPVVNVNNYTVPTYERLVAAGAPNVHLSLFDNVVDTSGLYKNEDGTPYEYNGHWSWIYVYNNDVKTTIDGNEITLMEWLASQSK
- a CDS encoding AraC family transcriptional regulator, producing MEYAYEWVETDGLFPIKIIYHVSDEAGYIPNHWHESIEISYVLSGKIEEVYVDGRTYTSREGDIVVINSNSIHSFTVDRGTGRKAISVFIPPELLREKGVKIDEVAFDCVSVGERDEDRLQQLHELRMILDKMTDAYLSREKDHFSYVKITALSYELLYVLLKYFQVPKERHPNIHSKKHLDRLAQIFDYIKENYQQKLSLTMIADEFGITSEYLSRFFTKHIGVTLLHYINAVRLEFAHRDLVNTDLSILEIALKNGFPNEKSFNRVFKSVYKLAPSQYRRESKVPNQELTFF
- a CDS encoding FTR1 family iron permease — translated: MEIQALLITFREVLEALLIIGIITTYLKRMDHAQYNKYVWLGAGLAVIASVGVAMLFQVVFTGFAAMGNEIYLKIGIMLVSTILLTQMVFWMAEHSKDIKGNMEGKMNKFISTGNIVGMVIHSFLVVLREGVETVFFFAAITGGNIGAALQGWGALTGVIIAAVVSYFFFKGTMRISLKTFFKVTGAFIILIAAGLLVQAISMMQDVGIIGSVIPHIYDITWFLPEHSIDHAHYVRDHGVEPLLSGDIGIFLKALFGYSSMPSIEEVIAYIGYFVVIYLLTGYQPKEKSKSAAEVTTFNAQVK
- a CDS encoding glycosyltransferase family 2 protein produces the protein MNRQKVIVFLPAYNEEESIGEVIKGIPRDFHNAVEVRVLVIDDGSTDDTVQVAKEAGADYIVSFEKNQGLGAAVRVGIKECYKHGADIGVMIDADGEYPAKQIPELLQPIFSGEADYTMGSRFLGTIKGMKIHRRLGNYCFTFIQSLLLKKWIYDGQSGMRAFSRQALEHAEIIHDYNYAQVITLNLVRKGFRVQEVPIQYQVRRTGESFITFRGYLSTVLPAILKEISRPVQKVELDYSAHIISQSSKARNQFIQGIYPSNLHTK
- a CDS encoding alkaline phosphatase family protein, giving the protein MKSASKFEKVAARCWNLLNEGKPFTPIFVLGTFLLFHFRDMASVANLSSIFLSLLVIIPILALYFIFDFPLFLRNYLWIPFIAYLIVWNDVHLPLLLFAIGLYFFFTVFFWGTLYYHLRIGTSWLNFTRFWKLVMKNSDSTSGNAQEQLPKFLLVLSIWQLVYDNHRSGEPVEYVYILVFYGFIFIFAWILHRYLFDWKPAMYADYTKDSTEPPMKDLSDKVVVIVIDGMRKERFYEANTPFLDYLKENGTEYTNMETVYPARTVVCFTSMFTGTYPFEHGITSNMVWKLGIKVESIFDSLRKVGKKGRLLGIAHLVDSMGDDVETVTAVMHNDEADPNIMKRAKKIMKEQDPDLFIVQMIATDQTGHSRGVLYDEYIQKIEEADALVKDFVEWLEEEGKMENTTLFICADHGQADGIGGHGHLDEGERFVPFFIHGPHIERGKKVEQKHSLVSMAPTLAHLLGAPFPSHSRGKVLIEAIKESRE
- a CDS encoding lysylphosphatidylglycerol synthase transmembrane domain-containing protein, whose amino-acid sequence is MKVLSKKFVKNGISLVIILIFIVLTTLFFDASRVWKAYKLLAQHPFWLLFMFGLYFLSFCLKAVAWKLYLKGKASIFSCLLGILYSLFINHLLPIKVGDLVRAEVLKNREKLVNREEAYHSVIVLRAMDMVCLIGITFVGLLALDIIYRIPTWLILGGLLLVLLALIISRQFFSSFLQRQFVLMKSALLGWNGFVIIFATLISWILEAGVLYGTVHILTEKASLLELAFVNSLTIAGQVFQVTPGGIANYESVMTFGLGIIGISLKVGYTIAVFNHAIKFFFSYIVGAFCFWIHPIKLDTIKSLAKSRGVSRK